A part of Olleya sp. Bg11-27 genomic DNA contains:
- a CDS encoding lamin tail domain-containing protein → MKQIPMLFALLLFSSITYAQTVIYNESFINDSNKGAIYNTTTGATDINMSSVNWSIDVSGTNFDSNEDKFSVESGSTYLEARDTNGPAIWYSPIINITNFNDVTFLLEAVDNRPTFDDLEPNDTFTTEYSINGGPWIIAGNNGALNDDIDTITSVSHNLFLAGSTIQLKVTMDNNGNDERYRLDNILISGVALTTPTVTINPNTNLISGLSCVEGNVDLLPETFTVQGSSITNDIVITTSGSFEIALNQNGPYYNAITLSPILNTVELTTIYAKLTYGLAVNTYNENIHITCDTIVLDVNAQGEIMPYTQPVDCSALLISEYHEAATNTPNEKYIELYNPTNAPIPLKNYQLARFANGRVNYKPQIRTLPEDDIIAPYSTYIIARNNSELCLNGIANYCTSSVVLESDGNDITALQNADGINLDIIGVLNVNNNFVQNTNLVRNSSVQAPTASYIDSDWTTNTSNNLTFLGYHINVCACSESTVTWDGTAWSNGIGPNINTPVIINGPYNTSAATSFSACRLTINAEVIINPNTFIEVEHNITNTAKLIIQEAGALVQNNETTKFINNSVEIFPIEVIKRTAPFVAWYEYTYWGSPLADALLENLVPNTSNDRKFTFNGGSFNDMEAEDLGNNNTVTAGQDDIDDEGDDWQLYPSGIMTPGVGYATTMAPMDFAGPNIASIGVNLSFFGSAANSGKISVPIVRNDLSTLDNNWQFIGNPYPSAIDANAFFTQNATTLETVSPGIIDGAIYFWSQATPPSATTIGNQQINFSSNDYAIINFSANVAGERYAPNNFIPSGQGFFVNFSDSFGSTTSHVIFNNSMRVIGNNDQFFRTNNTSPDNKLWLNLTSDNGVFSQIAIAYVAGASDMDDGPSYDARRYYSGGSAMLVSFADNSNIPLAIQGKQNETLNNDEVIVLGLKTGITSPTIYTIAIDHFQGIFLADHAIYLKDNLENTSQDLTTSDYSFTSELGVFNDRFEIVFNTNNLTTNTYNVSQTDLSIIELADNQVQFTVPNNIKIKTIKIVDILGKIIYTFKSHNSTEIVNLANLSQALYIAQVELSNGQVISKKAIKK, encoded by the coding sequence ATGAAACAAATACCTATGCTATTTGCGCTACTACTCTTTAGTTCTATTACGTATGCTCAAACCGTTATTTATAACGAAAGTTTTATAAACGATAGTAACAAAGGGGCTATTTATAATACAACCACTGGAGCTACTGATATTAATATGTCCAGTGTAAATTGGTCTATTGACGTTTCTGGGACTAATTTTGATAGTAATGAAGATAAATTTAGTGTTGAAAGTGGTTCCACATATCTAGAAGCAAGGGACACAAATGGACCAGCAATCTGGTATTCTCCAATTATAAATATTACAAATTTTAATGATGTTACTTTTCTATTGGAAGCAGTTGATAATAGACCAACATTTGACGATTTAGAGCCTAATGACACCTTTACTACTGAATATAGTATTAATGGAGGCCCATGGATAATAGCAGGTAATAACGGTGCGCTAAACGATGACATTGATACAATTACATCGGTATCACACAATCTGTTTTTAGCAGGAAGTACTATACAGTTAAAAGTGACGATGGATAATAATGGTAATGATGAACGCTATAGATTAGATAACATACTAATTAGCGGTGTAGCTCTCACAACTCCCACAGTAACTATTAATCCAAACACCAATTTAATATCGGGATTAAGTTGCGTAGAAGGTAATGTCGATTTATTACCAGAAACATTTACTGTGCAAGGTTCCTCAATTACAAATGACATTGTTATTACTACTTCTGGAAGTTTTGAAATAGCATTAAACCAAAATGGACCGTATTATAATGCTATAACTCTATCTCCAATTTTAAACACAGTAGAATTAACCACAATATATGCGAAACTGACCTATGGGTTAGCGGTCAATACGTATAATGAAAATATCCATATAACTTGTGACACCATCGTTTTAGACGTTAATGCTCAAGGCGAAATAATGCCTTACACACAACCTGTTGATTGTAGCGCATTACTTATTTCAGAATATCACGAAGCTGCAACCAACACACCAAACGAAAAATATATAGAACTCTATAATCCAACAAATGCTCCAATACCCCTTAAGAATTACCAATTAGCACGATTTGCCAACGGAAGGGTAAATTATAAACCACAAATCAGGACGTTGCCCGAAGACGATATCATAGCGCCTTATTCCACTTATATTATAGCCAGAAATAATTCTGAATTATGTTTAAACGGAATAGCAAATTACTGTACTAGCTCTGTTGTTTTAGAGTCTGATGGTAATGACATTACCGCTCTACAAAACGCTGACGGTATCAACTTAGATATTATAGGCGTACTGAATGTCAATAATAATTTTGTACAGAATACTAATCTTGTTAGAAATAGTAGCGTGCAAGCACCTACAGCAAGCTACATTGATTCTGATTGGACTACTAACACATCAAACAATCTTACTTTTTTAGGTTATCACATAAATGTTTGCGCTTGTTCTGAATCAACTGTAACTTGGGATGGCACTGCCTGGTCCAATGGTATAGGCCCAAACATAAATACACCTGTCATAATTAACGGACCATACAACACGAGTGCAGCGACTAGTTTTTCAGCCTGTCGTCTGACAATAAATGCAGAAGTCATTATTAATCCAAATACTTTTATAGAAGTAGAACATAATATTACAAACACTGCAAAGCTTATTATACAAGAAGCAGGGGCCTTAGTACAGAATAACGAAACCACAAAATTTATAAATAATTCCGTAGAAATATTTCCAATAGAAGTCATAAAACGCACTGCACCCTTTGTTGCTTGGTATGAATATACGTATTGGGGATCACCATTAGCAGATGCCTTACTTGAAAACTTAGTTCCGAACACAAGTAACGACAGAAAATTTACTTTTAATGGTGGGTCTTTTAATGATATGGAAGCAGAAGACTTAGGCAACAACAATACCGTTACCGCCGGACAAGATGATATTGATGATGAGGGAGATGATTGGCAACTTTATCCCTCCGGAATAATGACTCCTGGAGTTGGATACGCAACAACGATGGCACCTATGGACTTTGCCGGACCAAACATTGCAAGTATAGGCGTAAATTTATCCTTTTTTGGGTCAGCTGCAAACTCAGGTAAAATTAGTGTTCCAATAGTTAGAAACGACCTCTCTACACTAGATAATAATTGGCAATTTATAGGAAATCCTTACCCTAGCGCTATTGACGCGAATGCCTTCTTCACTCAAAACGCAACAACACTAGAGACGGTCAGCCCAGGAATTATAGATGGCGCCATCTATTTTTGGTCTCAAGCCACACCGCCTTCTGCCACGACTATTGGTAATCAGCAAATAAATTTTAGTAGTAATGATTACGCAATAATTAATTTTAGTGCCAATGTTGCAGGCGAACGCTATGCGCCAAATAACTTTATCCCGTCAGGTCAAGGTTTTTTTGTCAATTTCTCTGATAGCTTTGGAAGCACAACTAGTCACGTGATTTTTAATAATAGCATGCGCGTTATTGGCAATAATGACCAGTTCTTTCGTACTAACAATACAAGTCCTGACAATAAATTATGGTTAAATTTAACCAGTGATAATGGTGTCTTTAGTCAAATTGCCATCGCTTATGTTGCTGGCGCAAGCGATATGGATGACGGTCCATCTTACGATGCAAGACGTTATTATAGCGGAGGTTCTGCTATGCTAGTATCATTTGCAGACAATAGCAACATCCCTCTAGCAATTCAAGGAAAACAAAATGAAACATTAAACAATGATGAAGTCATTGTATTAGGCCTAAAAACAGGTATAACATCGCCTACTATTTACACGATAGCGATAGATCACTTTCAAGGCATTTTTTTGGCAGACCATGCTATTTACTTAAAAGACAACTTAGAGAATACTTCTCAGGATTTAACAACATCAGATTATAGTTTTACTTCTGAATTAGGAGTATTTAATGACCGTTTTGAAATTGTATTTAACACAAACAACCTCACAACAAACACCTACAATGTTAGTCAGACTGATCTATCAATAATTGAATTAGCTGATAATCAAGTTCAATTTACTGTGCCTAATAATATAAAAATTAAGACCATAAAAATAGTAGATATATTAGGAAAAATTATATATACATTTAAAAGTCACAATAGTACTGAAATTGTAAATCTAGCCAACCTCAGCCAAGCACTTTATATAGCACAAGTAGAATTAAGTAATGGACAAGTTATTAGTAAGAAGGCAATTAAAAAATAA
- a CDS encoding DUF6646 family protein, with protein MKKGLLLMALLLTVSLVSAQAFEGKGDQKLQIGANLQNNANGIALTYDYGIGENISIGVVTGYALNLSNGLSANFEDRIELEGRFNANLGSVLDISDNFDVYPGISLSLKNFGGHLGMRYFFSSGFGVFSEFGTTLAKYNSDALTAAEKINNQFTVNIGAVFNL; from the coding sequence ATGAAAAAAGGACTACTATTAATGGCATTATTACTAACAGTAAGTTTAGTAAGTGCACAAGCTTTTGAAGGAAAAGGAGATCAAAAACTTCAAATCGGAGCAAATCTTCAAAACAACGCAAATGGTATTGCATTGACTTATGATTATGGTATCGGTGAAAATATATCTATTGGTGTTGTTACTGGTTATGCTTTAAATCTAAGCAATGGATTATCTGCTAATTTTGAAGACCGTATTGAATTAGAAGGACGTTTTAATGCTAATTTAGGTAGTGTTTTAGATATCAGCGATAATTTTGACGTATATCCTGGTATTAGCTTAAGCTTAAAAAACTTTGGTGGTCACTTAGGGATGCGTTACTTTTTCTCTAGTGGTTTCGGAGTATTTTCTGAATTCGGTACTACTTTAGCAAAATATAACTCTGACGCGTTAACTGCTGCTGAAAAGATAAATAATCAATTCACTGTAAATATTGGTGCTGTATTTAACTTATAG
- a CDS encoding regulatory protein RecX: MFKSQESYTVEEATKKLEHYCAYQERCHKEVKQKLRDMNMIPEAADIIVVHLLEHNFLNEERFARAYARGKFRIKKWGKYRITLELKRKDIAKFNVNQAFTEIDEAEYIEVFNDLAEKKVNSLKESDKYKKRKKLIDYLLYRGWESHLVYEKASELIK, translated from the coding sequence ATGTTTAAAAGTCAAGAGTCTTACACAGTAGAAGAAGCAACTAAAAAGTTGGAACACTATTGCGCATATCAAGAACGTTGTCATAAAGAAGTAAAGCAGAAACTAAGAGACATGAATATGATACCTGAGGCTGCAGATATTATTGTGGTTCATCTTTTGGAGCATAACTTTCTTAATGAAGAACGTTTTGCCAGAGCTTATGCTAGAGGTAAGTTCAGAATAAAAAAATGGGGCAAATACCGAATCACTTTAGAATTAAAGCGAAAGGATATTGCTAAATTTAATGTAAATCAAGCATTTACGGAAATTGATGAAGCGGAATATATAGAAGTATTTAATGATTTAGCCGAAAAAAAGGTGAATTCTTTAAAGGAAAGTGATAAGTATAAAAAAAGAAAAAAGTTAATTGACTATTTACTATATAGGGGATGGGAAAGTCATTTGGTTTATGAGAAAGCAAGCGAATTGATCAAATAA
- a CDS encoding TonB-dependent receptor plug domain-containing protein: protein MKFTYLFTLLALLSISIQAQDLEQEQKLDSVIITSSRIELPFKENSRTITVISSSDIKNSAATNVADVLQQVAGVDIRRRGTAGSQADLYIRGGGFDQTLLLIDGIKMDDAQTGHHTMNAALPLEVIERIEVIKGPAARVFGQNAFTGAINIVTKNSLKNTVSVKLEAGSFGQFNAGVTVGSNLENSSHIVHIDKMTSEGYIYNTDYDNSNYFVKSVFNKKKKAIEMISTFQERKFGANGFYARASAVDQYEETQNNLLGFSTKFNTENLTIKPRLYWKRNQDEYVYLRENPTVYRNLHITNKIGAEANASYNSELGTTGFGVDLSKIYISSNNLGNRQRFMSTLFLEHQFKLFDNTVDVTPGIAVTYFSDFKFYSYPGLDVGVKINDNLKAYGNIGYTYRIPTYTDLYYSDSFTSGNENLKPEEAFAQEIGLKYNSAKLAISAAVFNRNSKDLIDFIRPNNITEVFTASNIAEVITKGFEIDAKYNFNINDFKQTFAVAYNFLEDDILDQNKDLSKYSLNTLKHHFTSRLSTKLFKNISQNIVYKHAERTTGDSYNVWDASIDVTVKQFTLTATANNIFDAEYIETGYVPMPPSNILFGLRYNFN, encoded by the coding sequence ATGAAATTTACTTACTTATTTACTTTACTTGCTTTACTATCTATATCTATACAAGCACAAGACTTAGAACAAGAACAAAAGTTAGACTCTGTAATTATTACATCCTCTAGAATTGAATTACCATTTAAAGAAAACTCTAGAACAATTACTGTTATTTCGTCTTCAGACATAAAAAATAGCGCAGCAACTAACGTCGCTGATGTATTACAACAAGTTGCTGGTGTAGATATTAGACGTCGTGGAACAGCTGGTAGTCAAGCTGATTTATATATAAGAGGTGGTGGTTTTGACCAAACGTTATTATTAATTGATGGGATTAAAATGGACGATGCGCAAACGGGGCATCACACCATGAACGCCGCTTTACCTCTCGAGGTAATTGAGCGTATAGAGGTTATTAAAGGTCCTGCAGCTAGAGTATTTGGTCAAAATGCATTTACTGGAGCTATCAATATTGTAACAAAAAACAGTTTAAAAAATACGGTCTCTGTAAAATTAGAAGCAGGTTCATTTGGTCAATTTAATGCAGGCGTTACTGTTGGTTCAAATTTAGAAAACTCATCACATATTGTACATATAGACAAAATGACTTCAGAAGGATACATATACAATACAGACTATGATAATAGTAACTACTTTGTAAAAAGTGTTTTTAACAAAAAGAAAAAAGCTATAGAAATGATTTCAACATTTCAAGAGCGTAAATTTGGTGCAAATGGGTTTTATGCTCGTGCCAGTGCTGTTGATCAATATGAAGAAACACAAAATAACTTGTTAGGATTTTCGACTAAATTTAATACCGAAAATTTAACCATTAAACCGCGTTTATATTGGAAACGTAATCAAGACGAATATGTTTATCTAAGAGAAAACCCTACAGTATACAGAAACTTACATATTACTAATAAAATTGGAGCAGAAGCTAATGCGTCTTACAACTCTGAATTGGGGACCACTGGCTTTGGTGTGGACTTATCTAAAATTTATATTAGTAGTAATAACTTAGGTAACAGACAACGTTTTATGTCCACCTTATTTTTAGAGCACCAATTTAAATTGTTTGACAACACTGTTGATGTTACCCCTGGTATTGCTGTAACCTATTTTTCAGACTTTAAATTTTATTCTTATCCAGGTTTAGACGTTGGAGTCAAAATAAACGACAACTTAAAAGCTTATGGTAATATTGGTTACACCTACCGCATACCGACATATACAGATTTATATTATTCTGATTCATTTACCTCTGGAAACGAAAACTTAAAACCAGAAGAAGCATTTGCACAAGAAATTGGGTTGAAATACAACTCAGCAAAACTTGCTATTTCCGCAGCAGTATTTAACCGTAATTCTAAAGATTTAATAGACTTTATAAGACCTAACAATATTACAGAAGTATTTACGGCAAGTAATATTGCAGAAGTAATAACAAAAGGATTTGAAATAGACGCCAAATACAATTTCAATATTAACGACTTCAAACAAACCTTTGCTGTTGCTTATAATTTTTTAGAAGACGATATCTTAGACCAAAACAAAGATTTATCTAAATACTCTTTAAACACATTAAAGCATCATTTTACATCACGTTTAAGCACTAAACTATTCAAAAACATAAGTCAAAACATTGTTTATAAACATGCTGAGCGGACAACGGGGGACAGCTATAATGTTTGGGATGCTTCCATTGATGTTACTGTTAAACAATTTACATTGACAGCCACTGCTAATAATATTTTTGATGCCGAATATATAGAAACAGGCTATGTACCAATGCCTCCTAGTAATATTCTATTTGGACTGCGATATAACTTTAACTAA
- a CDS encoding flotillin family protein has product MNLQINPESLNLGFPVAIIAAVLFIFLFLIVLVRRYKRCPSDRILVVYGKVGGGQSAKCIHGGAAFILPVIQDYQFLDLTPISIEVNLVNALSKQNIRVNVPSRFTIGVSTEPGIMQNAAERLLGLGQSEIQELAQEIIFGQLRLVVASMDIEEINSDRDKFLTNISQSVESELKKVGLKLINVNITDIVDESGYIEALGKEAAAHAINAARKSVAEKTRDGSIGEANAVQDERTQVAAANAQAVEGENTAKIAVANSDSLRRQREAEAGRVAVASEKVQTAKALEESYAAEQIAESARAERERSSQMADVIVPAEIDKRKVEIDAEARAENIRRIAKGEADAILFKAQAEAQGQFEILTKQAAGMEQIVKAAGNNSKDAVLLLIADKLPELVKTQAEAIKNIKIDKVTVWENGGSGADGKSSTANFLSGMYKSVPPLQDMFNMAGMDLPEYLKGKDKTPIEDAKIDDSKTE; this is encoded by the coding sequence ATGAACTTACAAATCAATCCAGAGTCCTTAAATTTAGGATTTCCAGTAGCTATTATTGCGGCTGTACTATTTATTTTCTTATTCTTAATTGTCCTTGTTAGGCGATACAAACGCTGTCCTTCTGACCGCATACTAGTCGTTTATGGTAAAGTTGGTGGTGGACAATCTGCTAAATGTATTCATGGTGGTGCTGCTTTTATTTTACCGGTAATACAAGATTATCAATTTTTAGATTTAACACCAATATCTATTGAGGTAAATCTAGTTAACGCCTTATCAAAACAAAACATTCGTGTTAACGTACCGTCTCGTTTTACTATTGGAGTGTCTACAGAGCCAGGTATTATGCAAAATGCTGCCGAGCGTCTGTTAGGTTTAGGTCAAAGTGAAATACAAGAATTAGCACAAGAAATTATCTTTGGTCAATTACGTTTAGTAGTAGCGTCGATGGACATTGAAGAAATTAACAGTGATAGAGATAAGTTTTTAACTAATATCTCTCAAAGTGTTGAATCTGAATTAAAGAAAGTTGGTCTTAAACTAATTAACGTAAACATTACAGATATTGTTGACGAGTCTGGTTATATTGAAGCTTTAGGTAAAGAAGCTGCCGCGCATGCTATTAATGCCGCTCGTAAATCTGTTGCAGAGAAAACTAGAGATGGATCTATTGGGGAAGCTAACGCTGTCCAAGATGAACGTACGCAAGTTGCTGCTGCAAATGCACAAGCAGTAGAAGGAGAAAATACGGCTAAAATTGCAGTGGCCAATTCAGATTCTTTACGTCGTCAACGTGAAGCTGAAGCTGGACGTGTTGCTGTTGCTTCAGAAAAAGTACAAACTGCAAAAGCTCTAGAAGAGTCTTATGCTGCAGAGCAAATAGCAGAATCTGCAAGAGCAGAACGTGAGCGTTCTTCTCAAATGGCCGATGTTATTGTACCAGCAGAAATTGACAAGCGTAAAGTCGAAATTGATGCAGAAGCACGTGCTGAAAACATTAGAAGAATTGCTAAAGGGGAAGCTGATGCCATCTTATTTAAAGCACAAGCCGAAGCACAAGGTCAGTTTGAAATTTTAACTAAGCAAGCAGCTGGTATGGAACAAATTGTTAAAGCAGCAGGAAACAACTCTAAAGACGCGGTATTATTGTTAATTGCCGATAAACTTCCTGAATTAGTTAAAACGCAAGCGGAAGCTATTAAAAATATTAAAATAGACAAGGTAACGGTATGGGAGAATGGCGGAAGTGGTGCTGACGGTAAGTCATCTACTGCTAACTTCTTATCAGGAATGTATAAATCAGTACCACCTTTACAAGATATGTTTAATATGGCTGGTATGGATTTACCCGAATATTTAAAAGGTAAAGACAAAACACCTATTGAAGATGCTAAAATAGATGATAGTAAAACTGAATAA
- a CDS encoding cupin-like domain-containing protein → MSLNLKDIPRVKTITKQDFIKHYFKPQKPVVIEEFITDWPAYTKWNLEYIKTVAGDKIVPLYDDRPVDHKDGFNEPHAKMKMSDYVDLLKREPTKFRIFLWNILKEVPQLQKDFSFPDFGLRLMKGLPMLFFGGQDSYTFMHYDIDLANIFHFHFEGEKQIILFDQNQNEHLYKVPHALIAREDIDFSNPDFTKWPALKNAKGWQCHLSHGEVLYMPEGYWHYMKYITPGFSMSLRAIARQPKNLGKAVYNVFIMRNFDNLMRRIKGQKWIDWKNQKAITDTNNKLKDN, encoded by the coding sequence TTGAGCTTAAACCTTAAAGACATACCAAGAGTTAAAACGATAACTAAACAGGATTTTATTAAACATTATTTTAAGCCTCAAAAACCTGTAGTTATAGAAGAGTTTATTACAGATTGGCCTGCCTATACTAAGTGGAATTTAGAATACATAAAGACGGTTGCTGGAGATAAAATAGTCCCTTTGTATGATGACAGACCCGTTGATCATAAAGATGGATTTAATGAGCCTCACGCTAAAATGAAAATGAGTGACTATGTAGATTTACTAAAACGTGAGCCTACAAAATTTAGAATATTTCTGTGGAATATTTTAAAAGAAGTTCCTCAACTTCAAAAGGATTTTAGCTTTCCCGATTTTGGCTTACGATTAATGAAAGGGTTACCTATGTTATTTTTTGGTGGTCAGGATAGTTATACTTTCATGCATTACGATATAGATTTAGCTAATATATTTCACTTCCATTTTGAAGGTGAAAAGCAAATTATATTATTTGACCAAAATCAAAACGAACATTTATATAAAGTCCCTCATGCATTAATAGCAAGAGAAGACATAGATTTTTCAAACCCTGATTTTACTAAGTGGCCAGCGTTAAAAAATGCCAAAGGCTGGCAATGTCATTTAAGTCATGGTGAAGTATTGTATATGCCAGAAGGCTATTGGCATTACATGAAATATATCACCCCTGGATTCTCTATGAGCCTAAGAGCCATAGCCAGACAACCAAAAAATTTAGGAAAAGCCGTATACAATGTCTTTATAATGCGTAATTTTGACAACTTAATGCGTCGGATTAAAGGACAAAAATGGATTGATTGGAAAAATCAAAAAGCCATTACCGACACAAACAATAAATTAAAAGATAATTGA
- a CDS encoding PLP-dependent aminotransferase family protein, with product MHSPVDEKLKSLIHFEKSSNTAIYIQIAQDIINAIQRGYLEEGTLLPGTRKFSTLLSINRNTVVAVYDELASQGWVNIVANKGTFVLMPEKKTAAIKGVVQGLDKLKAYPETAGFPFQSSFNLASTEEYSVSKYVINDGQPDLRLHPTHQFSKWYSASMKRGSLISKWNQTQEQSYTTFSRQLCNYLNATRGFHIKPNNIISTRSTEMSLYIVSQLLIKNKDVVLVGHLSHYKSNMIFQQAGANIITIPVDDHGIDVDFIEKNFTKHSIRCVYVCAHRQYPTAVTLTPERRLKLLQLAKVYQFAIIEDDFDYDFQFDGSAMLPMASSDGEGVVIYLGRLGQSFFPSFQIGFVVAPQNIINEAKNYLQILDKQGDLIQKQILTELISEGEIHRLIKKNITIYKQRRDYLCASLTIHFKDDATWQVPVGGLAVWLCFKIPVSLIKLAEKAKGHDLFLPKTVLYQNKDICAIRLGFGHLNEDEIDNVIKILKTAFEDVKSLL from the coding sequence ATGCATAGTCCGGTAGATGAGAAGTTGAAATCGTTGATTCATTTTGAAAAATCGTCTAATACAGCGATTTATATTCAAATAGCTCAAGACATTATTAATGCGATACAACGGGGGTATTTGGAAGAAGGTACCCTTTTGCCAGGTACTAGAAAATTTAGTACGCTTCTATCTATAAATAGAAATACTGTTGTTGCCGTTTATGATGAATTGGCATCGCAGGGCTGGGTTAATATTGTGGCAAATAAAGGAACTTTCGTGTTAATGCCTGAAAAGAAAACAGCAGCTATAAAAGGTGTCGTTCAGGGTTTAGATAAATTAAAGGCATATCCTGAGACAGCAGGTTTCCCCTTTCAATCTTCTTTTAACTTAGCATCTACGGAAGAGTATTCTGTAAGTAAGTATGTTATTAACGATGGACAACCGGATTTAAGATTGCATCCAACACACCAATTTTCAAAATGGTACAGTGCATCAATGAAACGTGGTTCCCTAATTTCAAAATGGAATCAAACCCAAGAACAATCTTATACAACGTTTAGTCGTCAGTTGTGTAATTACTTAAATGCAACGCGAGGATTTCATATAAAGCCAAATAATATTATCAGTACTCGCAGTACAGAGATGAGTTTGTATATTGTGTCACAGCTTTTAATTAAAAACAAAGATGTGGTGCTTGTAGGGCATTTAAGTCATTATAAATCTAATATGATTTTCCAACAAGCAGGTGCCAATATAATTACTATTCCTGTTGATGACCATGGGATTGACGTTGATTTTATTGAAAAGAATTTTACAAAACATAGTATTCGTTGCGTGTATGTTTGTGCACATAGACAATACCCAACTGCTGTAACACTAACGCCGGAGAGACGTTTGAAATTATTGCAATTAGCGAAAGTATATCAATTTGCTATAATAGAAGACGATTTTGATTATGACTTCCAGTTTGATGGTTCTGCCATGCTACCTATGGCCAGCTCTGATGGAGAAGGGGTTGTTATTTATTTAGGTCGTTTGGGGCAGTCTTTTTTTCCTAGTTTTCAGATTGGATTTGTCGTTGCACCTCAGAATATTATTAATGAAGCTAAAAACTATTTGCAAATTTTAGATAAGCAAGGGGATTTAATTCAGAAACAAATACTTACAGAGCTTATTTCTGAAGGCGAAATACATCGGTTAATCAAAAAAAATATAACGATTTATAAACAAAGACGTGATTATTTATGCGCGAGTTTAACTATTCATTTTAAAGATGACGCTACTTGGCAAGTGCCAGTAGGAGGTTTAGCAGTTTGGTTGTGTTTTAAAATACCCGTATCGCTTATTAAGTTAGCAGAAAAAGCAAAAGGACATGACTTGTTTTTACCTAAAACAGTACTCTATCAAAATAAAGACATTTGTGCGATACGATTAGGTTTTGGGCATTTAAACGAAGATGAAATTGATAATGTAATTAAAATTTTAAAGACTGCTTTTGAGGATGTTAAAAGTCTTCTTTAG